GAGCCCGGAGTGGTCGGGCATCGAAGCCGAAGGCCGCTAGGACCCCAGCTCGCCCAGCTCATACATTACGGCGGATACAGCCGCTATCGAGGCGGTGTCCGCCCGCATGATGCGCCGCCCCAGAGTAACAGGGGTTGCTCCCCTCCCCTTCGCCGTCTCAACCTCCGCCGCGGTGAACCCGCCCTCAGGGCCGATCAGGATGCCCACGCCCCGGGCGTAGCGTTCGCGATTGCCGGCCAGCTCCGTCCGGAGGCCGCGCGCCGCCTCTTCCTCCCACGGAATAATGGCCGACGCGCCCGCCATTTCGCACGCTTCCGCGAAGGTCACCGGGCCGTGGACCTCCGGCAGCCGTCCCCGGCGGGAAACCTCCGAGGCTTCCTTAACGATCCTGCTCCAACGCTCCCGCCGCTTTCCGGCCCATGCCGGACCACCATCCTGCGGCAGCATCCTTTCTGAGAAGAACGGCACGAAGGCCGACACGCCCAACTCCGTGCACTTCTGCAGTACCGTGTCCAGCTTGTCGCCCTTCAGCAAGGCGGCGAAGAGCGTTACGGGGACCGCGGCGTCTCCTTGCGCGGCCCTCTTCGCGGTGACCACGCCCTCCACACGCCCCTGGTGTACGTCGGTCAGAGAAAGCTCGTACTCCAGCCCTGCGCCGTCCAGCAATACAACTTTCTCCCCTGCTCGCAGGCGGAGGACGCGGGCTATCTGGTGGGCGACATCCCCTTCGAGCATCGCCCGCGAGCCGGAAATCGCGGTGTGGCCCACGAAGAAGCGGTGCATGTCAAGACACCGTCGCCAGCATGCACACCCAATCGCCGTCCACCTCAGTGCGCTCCACGTTCGCCCCAGCCTCTTCGAGCCGCTTCGCCACCCCGTCCGCGTGCTCTGCCAGCACACCGGATACGATGAGCCGCCCTCCCGGCTTCGCGGCCTCAGTCATATGGTCCGAAAGCTCCTTCACTACTTTCGCAGAGATGTTCGCGACGACGATGTCGAAGCTCTTTGCGGGCGCCCGATGGTCCGGCAGGCTGGCGTTGTACTGCCGAGTTGTTGCGGATACGCCGTTCTGCGCGACATTGCGATTGGCCACGGTGGCCGCCATCTCGTCGATCTCCAGCCCAACAACGCTCGATGCGCCCAGCTTGGCGGCCGAGATGGAAAGGATGCCAGAGCCGCTGCCTACGTCGAGCACGGCGCAACCAGGCTGCACAGTCTCTTCCAGCATCTGCAGGCACATCCGCGTCGTTGGGTGGTGGCCCGTCCCGAACGCCATGCCGCGGTCGAGCTCGATCACGACTTCGCCAGGCTTCGCCTCGTGCTGCCGCCAGGTGGGCACTATTACCGTGCGCCTCCCGATCTTGAGGACATGAAAATGCTGCTTCCACGCCTCCTGCCAGTCCTTCTCGTCTACCTCCGCCTGGCGGAGCCCGGAGATAGGGGCCAGGTAGGCGACAAGCCGCACGCCCACGTCGATGCGCGCACGGCG
This genomic window from SAR202 cluster bacterium contains:
- a CDS encoding 16S rRNA (uracil(1498)-N(3))-methyltransferase, translated to MHRFFVGHTAISGSRAMLEGDVAHQIARVLRLRAGEKVVLLDGAGLEYELSLTDVHQGRVEGVVTAKRAAQGDAAVPVTLFAALLKGDKLDTVLQKCTELGVSAFVPFFSERMLPQDGGPAWAGKRRERWSRIVKEASEVSRRGRLPEVHGPVTFAEACEMAGASAIIPWEEEAARGLRTELAGNRERYARGVGILIGPEGGFTAAEVETAKGRGATPVTLGRRIMRADTASIAAVSAVMYELGELGS
- a CDS encoding 50S ribosomal protein L11 methyltransferase; this encodes MGWLCLEVRPRIERSQLTGRYARGADFAGAHSSAPGRCNSNRNRRQAGAHCCAPLRSQRHQICNRSAPDTIIEEETQLKWIELSVDSPPEFVEPLTEIFYKYGHGGVAIEEGGGFNPDEGEAPPKSESVRIKTYLPIDSTTDDRRARIDVGVRLVAYLAPISGLRQAEVDEKDWQEAWKQHFHVLKIGRRTVIVPTWRQHEAKPGEVVIELDRGMAFGTGHHPTTRMCLQMLEETVQPGCAVLDVGSGSGILSISAAKLGASSVVGLEIDEMAATVANRNVAQNGVSATTRQYNASLPDHRAPAKSFDIVVANISAKVVKELSDHMTEAAKPGGRLIVSGVLAEHADGVAKRLEEAGANVERTEVDGDWVCMLATVS